From a region of the Eretmochelys imbricata isolate rEreImb1 chromosome 6, rEreImb1.hap1, whole genome shotgun sequence genome:
- the TMEM86A gene encoding lysoplasmalogenase TMEM86A — MKVVPSETIRVKSEGPKLVPFFKATCVYFVLWLPTSSPSWFSALIKCLPIFCLWVFLLAHGINFLVAHRSANRILAGLIFSAVGDAFLIWQEQGYFVHGLLMFAITHILYSSAFGMKPLDLKAGFVMTLVSSFCYTFLYYYLSGPFTYLVAVYIALIGFMGWRAIAGVQLCNDLWTWTKLSACIGAVLFMVSDLTIAVNKFCFPVPYSRAIIMATYYAAQMLIALSAVESRDEEDFKKRN, encoded by the exons ATGAAGGTCGTGCCCTCTGAGACAATTAGG GTGAAGAGTGAAGGCCCCAAGCTGGTGCCATTTTTTAAAGCCACTTGTGTCTATTTCGTCCTCTGGCTGCCAACTTCCAGCCCTTCCTGGTTCAGTGCCCTCATCAAGTGTCTGCCCATCTTCTGCTTATGGGTTTTTCTGCTGGCACATGGAATCAATTTCTTAGTTGCACATCGAAGCGCCAATAGGATCCTAGCAGGGTTAATATTCTCCGCAGTGGGGGATGCCTTCCTCATCTGGCAGGAGCAAGGCTACTTCGTTCATG GTCTGCTGATGTTTGCCATCACACACATCCTGTACTCCTCAGCATTTGGGATGAAGCCTTTGGACCTGAAAGCTGGCTTTGTGATGACCCTTGTCTCCAGCTTCTGCTACACCTTCCTGTATTACTACCTCTCAGGCCCATTCACCTACCTGGTTGCTGTCTACATTGCTTTGATTGGCTTCATGGGGTGGCGCGCCATTGCTGGGGTGCAGCTGTGCAATGACCTCTGGACTTGGACCAAGCTTTCAGCCTGCATCGGAGCAGTGCTTTTCATGGTGTCAGATCTGACCATTGCAGTTAACAAGTTCTGCTTCCCGGTGCCCTACTCACGTGCCATCATCATGGCCACTTACTATGCAGCCCAGATGCTCATTGCACTCTCAGCTGTGGAGAGCAGGGATGAAGAGGACTTCAAAAAGAGGAATTAG